A region of Mugil cephalus isolate CIBA_MC_2020 chromosome 3, CIBA_Mcephalus_1.1, whole genome shotgun sequence DNA encodes the following proteins:
- the phka2 gene encoding phosphorylase b kinase regulatory subunit alpha, liver isoform isoform X3 gives MRSRSNSGVRLDGYARLVQETILCHQNPVTGLLPASAQKKDAWVRDNVYSVLAVWGLGMAYRKNADRDEDKAKAYELEQSVVKLMQGLLQCMMRQVAKVEKFKHTQSTKDCLHAKYDTPTCATVVRDDQWGHLQVDATSIYLLVLAQMTASGLRIISNLDEVAFIQNLVFYIEAAYKVADYGMWERGDKTNQGIPELNGSSVGMAKAALEAIDELDLFGAHGGPKSVIHVSPDEVEHCQSILCSVLPRASTSKEIDAGLLSVISFPAFAVEDADLVAITKSEIISKLQGRYGCCRFIRDGYCCPKEDPSRLHYDPAELKLFENIECEWPVFWTYLILDGIFAGDQVQVQEYREALDEVLIRGKNGIKLVPELYAVTLDKVEEEYSNPHSVDRVPMGQLPHMWGQSLYILGCLLAEGFLAPGEIDPLNRRFSTNFKPDVVVQVCVLAESQEIQEMLRDLGIVVQTTSEVMPIRVMPARILSHVYVRLGNCKKLNLSGRPYRHIGVLGTSKFYEIRNRSYIFTPQFLDQHHFYLALDNQMIVEMLRTELAYLSSCWRMTGRPTLTFPITRSMLVEDGDAIDPCIVATLRKLQDGYFAGARVQMSDISSVQTTSFHTGLSFLDDMDDDSLVGDEDEEDDDDFGEENDTGGPSGKRSKDSFDQYLTQLLHSTTTKCHLPPIQRGQHHVFSAEHTTRDILSFMAQVQGLNLPKSSMYLPVTPVMNKHRKSLNLLEVPQLSHVAPVKQHKPQSAADLHLPRDSQGNTDFASLVRQLKECPTLQDQADILYILYVMKGAEWQVELSGPGHGGVSVRSLLEELYAQAGACKEWGLIRYISGILRKRVEVLAEACTDLISHHKQLTVGLPPEPRERVITVPLPPEELNSLIYEASGQDISIAVLTQEIMVYLAMYVRSQPALFGDMLRLRIGLIMQVMATELARSLHCSGEEASESLMNLSPFDMKNLLHHILSGKEFGVERSMRPIQSTATSPAISIHELGHTGATKTERTGIHKLKSEIKQICSGGLSFGSNFTSPRSTRCSSPSTPSGMLSPVGPGSGDAQLHWEERQGQWLRRRRLDGAINRVPVGFYQKVWKILQKCHGLSMDGYVLPSSTTREMTEGEIKFAVQVESVLNHVPQPEYRQLLVETVMVLSLVADVDVDTIGGIIHVDRILHLANDIFLSDQKSHGASDYFLEKDPATGICHFFYDSAPSGSYGTMTYLSKAVITYVQDFLPSSSCLMQ, from the exons ATGAGGAGCCGCAGTAACTCAGGAGTGAGGCTGGACGGCTATGCCAGGCTGGTCCAAGAGACTATCCTGTGTCATCAG AATCCAGTAACTGGACTTCTCCCTGCCAGCGCCCAGAAGAAGGATGCCTGGGTGAGGGATAATGTGTACAGTGTCCTGGCGGTGTGGGGGCTGGGCATGGCCTACCGCAAGAACGCGGACCGCGATGAAGACAAGGCCAAGGCCTACGAACTGGAGCAG AGCGTGGTAAAACTGATGCAGGGACTTCTGCAGTGCATGATGAGACAG GTGGCCAAAGTGGAGAAGTTCAAACACACCCAGAGTACAAAGGACTGCCTCCATGCCAAATACGATACCCCGACCTGTGCCACGGTTGTCAGGGACGACCAGTGGGGGCATCTCCAGGTGGACGCCACCTCGATTTACCTCCTGGTGCTGGCGCAGATGACAGCTTCGG GACTTCGTATAATCTCAAACCTGGACGAGGTGGCCTTTATCCAAAACTTGGTCTTCTACATAGAAGCTGCCTACAAAGTGGCG GATTATGGGATGTGGGAGCGAGGTGACAAGACCAACCAGGGCATCCCTGAGCTCAATGGCAGCTCTGTAGGAATGGCCAAG GCAGCACTCGAGGCCATAGATGAGCTGGATCTGTTTGGCGCCCACGGAGGGCCCAAGTCAGTCATCCATGTTTCGCCTGACGAAGTGGAACACTGTCAG TCCATCCTGTGCTCCGTGCTGCCCAGAGCTTCAACCTCAAAGGAGATAGACGCCGGCCTCCTGTCTGTCATCTCCTTCCCTGCTTTTGCTGTGGAGGATGCTGACTTGGTGGCTATCACCAAGTCAGAAATCATAAGCAAGTTGCAG GGTCGCTACGGTTGCTGCCGCTTCATCAGGGATGGATATTGTTGTCCTAAAGAG GACCCATCTCGGCTGCACTATGACCCCGCGGAGCTCAAGCTGTTTGAGAATATTGAATGTGAGTGGCCTGTGTTCTGGACTTATCTCATCCTGGATGGTATCTTCGCCGGAGATCAAGTGCAG GTTCAGGAGTACCGTGAGGCACTGGATGAAGTTTTGATCCGAGGGAAGAACGGAATCAAACTAGTGCCCGAACTTTATGCTGTAACACTTGACAAG gtggaggaggagtacAGTAATCCTCACTCTGTGGACAGAGTACCCATGGGGCAGCTGCCACACATGTGGGGACAGTCACTCTACATCTTGGGCTGTCTGCTGGCTGAG gGTTTTTTGGCACCAGGAGAGATAGATCCTCTAAACAGGAGGTTCTCTACAAATTTCAAGCCAGATGTTGTGGTTCAAG TTTGTGTTCTAGCCGAGTCGCAGGAAATCCAGGAGATGTTGAGGGATCTTGGGATTGTGGTACAGACCACGTCAGAAGTTATGCCAATCAGGGTCATGCCTGCTCGCATCCTGAGCCACGTCTATGTTAGACTGG GAAACTGCAAAAAACTGAATCTGAGTGGGAGGCCTTACAGACACATTGGAGTCCTGGGAACATCCAAATTCTATGAGATCAGAAATCGCTCTTACATTTTCACCCCTCAG TTTCTGGATCAGCACCATTTCTACCTGGCTCTGGACAACCAGATGATTGTGGAGATGCTGCGGACGGAGCTGGCCTACCTCTCCTCTTGCTGGAGAATGACAGGACGGCCCACGCTCACTTTCCCCATCACCCGCAGCATGCTGG tcgAAGATGGAGATGCGATTGATCCGTGTATCGTAGCAACCCTGAGGAAACTACAGGATGGCTATTTTGCTGGAGCGAG GGTGCAGATGTCAGACATTTCCAGCGTCCAGACCACTTCCTTCCACACTGGTCTCAGCTTCCTGGACGACATGGACGATGACAGCTTAGTGGGGGacgaggatgaagaggatgacgACGACTTTGGAGAGGAAAATGATACCGGCGGTCCCTCAGGCA AGAGATCTAAAGACTCGTTTGACCAGTACCTCACCCAGCTCCTCCACAGCACCACCACCAAGTGCCATCTTCCTCCCATCCAGCGGGGGCAGCACCACGTCTTCAGTGCAGAGCACACCACAAGAGACATCCTGTCTTTCATGGCTCAGGTCCAAGGCCTGAACTTACCCA AGTCTTCCATGTACCTACCCGTGACTCCGGTGATGAACAAACATCGCAAATCCCTCAACCTTCTTGAAGTTCCTCAGTTAAGCCATGTCGCACctgtaaaacaacacaag CCCCAGAGTGCTGCCGATCTACACCTGCCTCGGGACTCTCAGGGCAACACAGACTTCGCATCGCTGGTGAGGCAGCTGAAGGAGTGTCCCACTCTGCAGGACCAGGCTGACATCCTCTACATTCTCTACGTCATGAA GGGAGCAGAGTGGCAGGTGGAGTTGTCTGGCCCTGGGCACGGAGGGGTCAGTGTGCGTTCACTGTTGGAGGAGCTCTACGCACAAGCTGGAGCCTGTAAGGAGTGGGGGCTCATTAGATATATCTCTGGTATACTACGCAAGAGAGTGGAGGTCCTCGCCGAG GCCTGTACAGATCTGATTTCCCATCACAAGCAGCTGACCGTGGGCCTTCCCCCTGAACCCAGAGAAAGAGTGATCACGGT ACCACTTCCTCCTGAGGAGTTGAACTCTCTTATTTATGAAGCCAGTGGTCAGGACATCAGTATTGCTGTACTCACTCAA GAAATCATGGTTTATCTAGCCATGTACGTGCGCTCCCAGCCCGCTCTGTTCGGTGACATGCTTCGACTCAGGATAGGTCTCATCATGCAAGTGATGGCCACCGAGCTGGCTCGCAGCCTGCACTGCTCTG GGGAGGAGGCATCTGAGAGCTTGATGAACCTGAGTCCGTTCGACATGAAGAACCTGCTGCATCACATCCTCAGTGGAAAAGAGTTTGGGGTGGAGAGAAGCA TGCGTCCAATCCAGTCCACAGCCACTAGTCCTGCGATCTCTATCCATGAACTTGGCCACACAGGAGCAACCAAGACTGAACGTACAGGAATACACAAGCTgaagagtgaaataaaacag ATCTGCAGTGGCGGTCTTTCCTTCGGTAGCAATTTCACTTCTCCTCGCTCCACG CGCTGCAGCAGCCCCTCCACCCCCAGTGGCATGCTGTCCCCGGTGGGTCCCGGCTCAGGAGATGCACAGCTGCACTGGGAGGAGAGGCAAGGCCAGTGGCTGAGGAGACGCAGGCTGGATGGGGCCATTAACAGGGTACCAGTGGGTTTCTACCAGAAGGTCTGGAAGATCCTGCAGAAGTGCCATGGTCTGTCCATGGATGGATACGTGTTGCCCTCTTCTACCACGAGAGAG ATGACTGAAGGAGAGATCAAGTTTGCGGTGCAGGTGGAGTCCGTGCTGAACCACGTCCCTCAGCCGGAGTACCGGCAGCTGTTAGTGGAGACGGTGATGGTTCTGAGCCTAGTAGCTGACGTAGACGTGGACACCATTGGTGGCATTATCCATGTGGACCGCATCTTACATTTGGCCAATGACATTTTCCTCTCGGACCAG AAATCCCATGGAGCCAGTGACTATTTCCTTGAAAAGGACCCAGCGACCGGAATATGCCACTTCTTCTACGACAGCGCCCCTAGTGGCAGCTACGGCACCATGACCTATCTCTCCAAGGCAGTAATCACTTACGTCCAGGACTTCCTGCCAAGTTCCAGCTGCCTCATGCAGTGA
- the phka2 gene encoding phosphorylase b kinase regulatory subunit alpha, liver isoform isoform X5: MRSRSNSGVRLDGYARLVQETILCHQNPVTGLLPASAQKKDAWVRDNVYSVLAVWGLGMAYRKNADRDEDKAKAYELEQSVVKLMQGLLQCMMRQVAKVEKFKHTQSTKDCLHAKYDTPTCATVVRDDQWGHLQVDATSIYLLVLAQMTASGLRIISNLDEVAFIQNLVFYIEAAYKVADYGMWERGDKTNQGIPELNGSSVGMAKAALEAIDELDLFGAHGGPKSVIHVSPDEVEHCQSILCSVLPRASTSKEIDAGLLSVISFPAFAVEDADLVAITKSEIISKLQGRYGCCRFIRDGYCCPKEDPSRLHYDPAELKLFENIECEWPVFWTYLILDGIFAGDQVQVQEYREALDEVLIRGKNGIKLVPELYAVTLDKVEEEYSNPHSVDRVPMGQLPHMWGQSLYILGCLLAEGFLAPGEIDPLNRRFSTNFKPDVVVQVCVLAESQEIQEMLRDLGIVVQTTSEVMPIRVMPARILSHVYVRLGNCKKLNLSGRPYRHIGVLGTSKFYEIRNRSYIFTPQFLDQHHFYLALDNQMIVEMLRTELAYLSSCWRMTGRPTLTFPITRSMLVEDGDAIDPCIVATLRKLQDGYFAGARVQMSDISSVQTTSFHTGLSFLDDMDDDSLVGDEDEEDDDDFGEENDTGGPSGKRSKDSFDQYLTQLLHSTTTKCHLPPIQRGQHHVFSAEHTTRDILSFMAQVQGLNLPKSSMYLPVTPVMNKHRKSLNLLEVPQLSHVAPVKQHKPQSAADLHLPRDSQGNTDFASLVRQLKECPTLQDQADILYILYVMKGAEWQVELSGPGHGGVSVRSLLEELYAQAGACKEWGLIRYISGILRKRVEVLAEACTDLISHHKQLTVGLPPEPRERVITVPLPPEELNSLIYEASGQDISIAVLTQEIMVYLAMYVRSQPALFGDMLRLRIGLIMQVMATELARSLHCSGEEASESLMNLSPFDMKNLLHHILSGKEFGVERSMRPIQSTATSPAISIHELGHTGATKTERTGIHKLKSEIKQRCSSPSTPSGMLSPVGPGSGDAQLHWEERQGQWLRRRRLDGAINRVPVGFYQKVWKILQKCHGLSMDGYVLPSSTTREMTEGEIKFAVQVESVLNHVPQPEYRQLLVETVMVLSLVADVDVDTIGGIIHVDRILHLANDIFLSDQKSHGASDYFLEKDPATGICHFFYDSAPSGSYGTMTYLSKAVITYVQDFLPSSSCLMQ; encoded by the exons ATGAGGAGCCGCAGTAACTCAGGAGTGAGGCTGGACGGCTATGCCAGGCTGGTCCAAGAGACTATCCTGTGTCATCAG AATCCAGTAACTGGACTTCTCCCTGCCAGCGCCCAGAAGAAGGATGCCTGGGTGAGGGATAATGTGTACAGTGTCCTGGCGGTGTGGGGGCTGGGCATGGCCTACCGCAAGAACGCGGACCGCGATGAAGACAAGGCCAAGGCCTACGAACTGGAGCAG AGCGTGGTAAAACTGATGCAGGGACTTCTGCAGTGCATGATGAGACAG GTGGCCAAAGTGGAGAAGTTCAAACACACCCAGAGTACAAAGGACTGCCTCCATGCCAAATACGATACCCCGACCTGTGCCACGGTTGTCAGGGACGACCAGTGGGGGCATCTCCAGGTGGACGCCACCTCGATTTACCTCCTGGTGCTGGCGCAGATGACAGCTTCGG GACTTCGTATAATCTCAAACCTGGACGAGGTGGCCTTTATCCAAAACTTGGTCTTCTACATAGAAGCTGCCTACAAAGTGGCG GATTATGGGATGTGGGAGCGAGGTGACAAGACCAACCAGGGCATCCCTGAGCTCAATGGCAGCTCTGTAGGAATGGCCAAG GCAGCACTCGAGGCCATAGATGAGCTGGATCTGTTTGGCGCCCACGGAGGGCCCAAGTCAGTCATCCATGTTTCGCCTGACGAAGTGGAACACTGTCAG TCCATCCTGTGCTCCGTGCTGCCCAGAGCTTCAACCTCAAAGGAGATAGACGCCGGCCTCCTGTCTGTCATCTCCTTCCCTGCTTTTGCTGTGGAGGATGCTGACTTGGTGGCTATCACCAAGTCAGAAATCATAAGCAAGTTGCAG GGTCGCTACGGTTGCTGCCGCTTCATCAGGGATGGATATTGTTGTCCTAAAGAG GACCCATCTCGGCTGCACTATGACCCCGCGGAGCTCAAGCTGTTTGAGAATATTGAATGTGAGTGGCCTGTGTTCTGGACTTATCTCATCCTGGATGGTATCTTCGCCGGAGATCAAGTGCAG GTTCAGGAGTACCGTGAGGCACTGGATGAAGTTTTGATCCGAGGGAAGAACGGAATCAAACTAGTGCCCGAACTTTATGCTGTAACACTTGACAAG gtggaggaggagtacAGTAATCCTCACTCTGTGGACAGAGTACCCATGGGGCAGCTGCCACACATGTGGGGACAGTCACTCTACATCTTGGGCTGTCTGCTGGCTGAG gGTTTTTTGGCACCAGGAGAGATAGATCCTCTAAACAGGAGGTTCTCTACAAATTTCAAGCCAGATGTTGTGGTTCAAG TTTGTGTTCTAGCCGAGTCGCAGGAAATCCAGGAGATGTTGAGGGATCTTGGGATTGTGGTACAGACCACGTCAGAAGTTATGCCAATCAGGGTCATGCCTGCTCGCATCCTGAGCCACGTCTATGTTAGACTGG GAAACTGCAAAAAACTGAATCTGAGTGGGAGGCCTTACAGACACATTGGAGTCCTGGGAACATCCAAATTCTATGAGATCAGAAATCGCTCTTACATTTTCACCCCTCAG TTTCTGGATCAGCACCATTTCTACCTGGCTCTGGACAACCAGATGATTGTGGAGATGCTGCGGACGGAGCTGGCCTACCTCTCCTCTTGCTGGAGAATGACAGGACGGCCCACGCTCACTTTCCCCATCACCCGCAGCATGCTGG tcgAAGATGGAGATGCGATTGATCCGTGTATCGTAGCAACCCTGAGGAAACTACAGGATGGCTATTTTGCTGGAGCGAG GGTGCAGATGTCAGACATTTCCAGCGTCCAGACCACTTCCTTCCACACTGGTCTCAGCTTCCTGGACGACATGGACGATGACAGCTTAGTGGGGGacgaggatgaagaggatgacgACGACTTTGGAGAGGAAAATGATACCGGCGGTCCCTCAGGCA AGAGATCTAAAGACTCGTTTGACCAGTACCTCACCCAGCTCCTCCACAGCACCACCACCAAGTGCCATCTTCCTCCCATCCAGCGGGGGCAGCACCACGTCTTCAGTGCAGAGCACACCACAAGAGACATCCTGTCTTTCATGGCTCAGGTCCAAGGCCTGAACTTACCCA AGTCTTCCATGTACCTACCCGTGACTCCGGTGATGAACAAACATCGCAAATCCCTCAACCTTCTTGAAGTTCCTCAGTTAAGCCATGTCGCACctgtaaaacaacacaag CCCCAGAGTGCTGCCGATCTACACCTGCCTCGGGACTCTCAGGGCAACACAGACTTCGCATCGCTGGTGAGGCAGCTGAAGGAGTGTCCCACTCTGCAGGACCAGGCTGACATCCTCTACATTCTCTACGTCATGAA GGGAGCAGAGTGGCAGGTGGAGTTGTCTGGCCCTGGGCACGGAGGGGTCAGTGTGCGTTCACTGTTGGAGGAGCTCTACGCACAAGCTGGAGCCTGTAAGGAGTGGGGGCTCATTAGATATATCTCTGGTATACTACGCAAGAGAGTGGAGGTCCTCGCCGAG GCCTGTACAGATCTGATTTCCCATCACAAGCAGCTGACCGTGGGCCTTCCCCCTGAACCCAGAGAAAGAGTGATCACGGT ACCACTTCCTCCTGAGGAGTTGAACTCTCTTATTTATGAAGCCAGTGGTCAGGACATCAGTATTGCTGTACTCACTCAA GAAATCATGGTTTATCTAGCCATGTACGTGCGCTCCCAGCCCGCTCTGTTCGGTGACATGCTTCGACTCAGGATAGGTCTCATCATGCAAGTGATGGCCACCGAGCTGGCTCGCAGCCTGCACTGCTCTG GGGAGGAGGCATCTGAGAGCTTGATGAACCTGAGTCCGTTCGACATGAAGAACCTGCTGCATCACATCCTCAGTGGAAAAGAGTTTGGGGTGGAGAGAAGCA TGCGTCCAATCCAGTCCACAGCCACTAGTCCTGCGATCTCTATCCATGAACTTGGCCACACAGGAGCAACCAAGACTGAACGTACAGGAATACACAAGCTgaagagtgaaataaaacag CGCTGCAGCAGCCCCTCCACCCCCAGTGGCATGCTGTCCCCGGTGGGTCCCGGCTCAGGAGATGCACAGCTGCACTGGGAGGAGAGGCAAGGCCAGTGGCTGAGGAGACGCAGGCTGGATGGGGCCATTAACAGGGTACCAGTGGGTTTCTACCAGAAGGTCTGGAAGATCCTGCAGAAGTGCCATGGTCTGTCCATGGATGGATACGTGTTGCCCTCTTCTACCACGAGAGAG ATGACTGAAGGAGAGATCAAGTTTGCGGTGCAGGTGGAGTCCGTGCTGAACCACGTCCCTCAGCCGGAGTACCGGCAGCTGTTAGTGGAGACGGTGATGGTTCTGAGCCTAGTAGCTGACGTAGACGTGGACACCATTGGTGGCATTATCCATGTGGACCGCATCTTACATTTGGCCAATGACATTTTCCTCTCGGACCAG AAATCCCATGGAGCCAGTGACTATTTCCTTGAAAAGGACCCAGCGACCGGAATATGCCACTTCTTCTACGACAGCGCCCCTAGTGGCAGCTACGGCACCATGACCTATCTCTCCAAGGCAGTAATCACTTACGTCCAGGACTTCCTGCCAAGTTCCAGCTGCCTCATGCAGTGA